The following coding sequences lie in one Pseudomonas sp. SL4(2022) genomic window:
- a CDS encoding Gfo/Idh/MocA family protein, with product MKFAIIGLGRMGRRHVQVALNLGFEVVGVYDLSQVAIDETLKEFPALADKVFSSAEDLLEHSGAQLLTVSTTAPSHAVFVCKAAETGFRYILCEKPLAVSLAEADAMVAACAKHGVQLAVNHQMQFMEQYTKIREMIGGGEFGPLRSITVHASNFGLAMNAVHYFEMFRYVTGETLASVQCWIDNEKVPNPRGPEYSDYSGQLRGLSASGVRFNLEAGGDLGHGIQVIYGCRNGQIIVDELAGCVRAIRRNAEFADLPTTRYGMPVDVESFSIAPADVLEPTACVLRAMLAGEPFPDGQVGRHALAVLVAAYLSGEAGAVLTPVDDALPKQKTFSWA from the coding sequence ATGAAGTTCGCAATTATCGGGCTGGGCCGCATGGGCCGTCGGCATGTGCAGGTTGCTCTCAATTTGGGTTTTGAAGTCGTTGGTGTTTACGATCTGTCACAAGTGGCTATCGATGAGACTCTGAAGGAGTTTCCGGCGCTGGCCGACAAAGTTTTCAGCAGCGCAGAGGACCTTCTGGAACACTCGGGCGCGCAGTTACTGACCGTTTCCACCACCGCGCCGAGCCATGCCGTGTTCGTTTGCAAAGCTGCCGAAACTGGTTTTCGCTACATCCTCTGCGAAAAGCCACTGGCAGTTTCCTTAGCCGAGGCCGATGCCATGGTCGCTGCCTGCGCAAAGCACGGCGTTCAGCTGGCGGTAAACCACCAGATGCAGTTTATGGAACAGTACACAAAGATTCGGGAAATGATCGGCGGCGGTGAGTTTGGCCCACTGCGGAGCATTACCGTGCATGCTTCCAACTTCGGATTGGCGATGAACGCCGTGCATTACTTTGAGATGTTTCGCTATGTGACCGGTGAAACTCTCGCGAGTGTACAGTGCTGGATTGACAACGAGAAGGTTCCCAATCCGCGGGGGCCGGAGTATTCGGATTATTCTGGTCAGTTGCGCGGTCTCAGTGCAAGCGGTGTTCGTTTTAACCTGGAGGCCGGCGGTGATCTCGGCCACGGTATCCAGGTGATCTATGGCTGCCGCAATGGGCAGATCATTGTCGATGAGTTGGCAGGCTGCGTAAGGGCGATCCGTCGCAACGCGGAGTTTGCCGATCTGCCGACCACGCGCTATGGCATGCCAGTCGACGTTGAGAGCTTCTCGATAGCACCCGCCGATGTTCTGGAGCCTACGGCTTGTGTGTTGCGCGCGATGCTGGCTGGTGAACCTTTCCCTGATGGGCAAGTTGGCCGTCATGCGCTGGCGGTGCTGGTGGCTGCATACCTCTCCGGTGAAGCCGGTGCAGTGCTTACACCTGTCGATGATGCGCTACCGAAACAGAAAACCTTTAGTTGGGCATGA
- a CDS encoding SGNH/GDSL hydrolase family protein — MKRKILILSDSLALARVTPESLLLEESWAYRLRELADAEWVQCSIGGATSSDLLAQAEYWLHSARSADWLIIQAGIVDWAPRAFSRNEVIPQKALALFTRLFPWLGREIFERLRRWRRISYVEPQRFRQNVQAFRRQTQNQGTRLLWIPVMGSSSYEKILPGITEKIAQANGILREELGSALMQIKFADELFMSDGHHFRATGHEHLAQQIFKHISEGR; from the coding sequence ATGAAACGCAAGATTCTGATCCTGTCGGACAGCTTGGCGCTTGCTCGGGTGACCCCTGAATCTTTACTGCTGGAGGAATCGTGGGCATATCGTCTGCGTGAGCTAGCTGACGCTGAATGGGTACAGTGCTCCATAGGGGGCGCGACTTCCAGCGATCTGCTCGCGCAGGCGGAATATTGGCTGCATTCGGCGCGGAGTGCTGACTGGCTGATCATCCAGGCGGGCATCGTTGACTGGGCACCTCGGGCCTTCAGTCGCAACGAAGTCATCCCGCAAAAGGCGCTGGCATTGTTCACGCGTCTGTTTCCCTGGTTGGGGCGGGAGATATTCGAACGCCTGCGGCGCTGGCGTAGGATTTCCTATGTGGAACCGCAGCGATTTCGTCAAAATGTGCAGGCTTTTCGTCGACAAACCCAAAACCAGGGTACGCGCCTCCTCTGGATTCCCGTAATGGGGTCAAGCTCGTATGAAAAAATTCTACCCGGCATTACCGAAAAGATAGCTCAGGCGAACGGCATCCTTCGCGAAGAGCTAGGTAGCGCCTTGATGCAGATCAAGTTCGCAGATGAGCTGTTCATGAGCGACGGTCACCATTTTCGAGCAACCGGACATGAGCACTTGGCACAACAGATTTTTAAGCATATTAGCGAGGGGCGATAA
- a CDS encoding lipopolysaccharide biosynthesis protein — MRKQQGLGASAAIYFASNIANAMVPFALLPILTRVLGPQEYGYVTLFTIFCACTTAIIGLGIGGAFTRQYYYLDKQQFGVFAGTSVLLIVLVTVAAITLFQPIALFYGDWLPLPVSWINQAILSAGALAVCNAWLACTQVRSRPLHYGLFQVSMTLLNVGVSLLLVVLLDMRGLGRVLGQTFAFAVFAMIAVYSLWRSGWLVFRLDRGYLRWLLLFGLPIIPHSISGVIISMSDRMVMAHLESAAVLGIYAVAAQVAMIMAIAVDSLNKAYVPWLYSRLALDQASVRSSLVGFSYLYFALVLLAAVVLSVLVPPFIVLLAGPEYAAAKNYVPWLLFAGAFTGMYYMVGLYINYAAKNKFLSYASGATAIFMPVSCYVLIQVNGPLGAAQGALLGQVTLFVLTWFFSARAYSMPWFGK; from the coding sequence GTGAGAAAGCAGCAAGGCTTGGGTGCTAGCGCCGCAATCTATTTCGCCAGCAATATCGCTAATGCCATGGTGCCCTTTGCGTTGCTACCGATACTCACAAGAGTTTTGGGTCCGCAGGAGTATGGCTATGTCACGCTCTTTACGATTTTCTGCGCATGCACTACGGCGATTATCGGTCTTGGCATTGGCGGTGCCTTTACTCGGCAGTACTACTATCTCGACAAGCAACAGTTCGGCGTTTTTGCCGGTACCAGCGTCTTGCTGATTGTATTAGTTACCGTGGCCGCCATTACATTGTTCCAGCCTATTGCGCTGTTTTATGGTGATTGGTTGCCGCTGCCTGTGTCGTGGATCAACCAAGCGATCCTTTCGGCGGGGGCACTGGCAGTATGCAATGCATGGCTGGCATGTACGCAAGTTCGTTCGCGGCCCTTGCATTATGGGTTATTCCAAGTATCCATGACCCTTCTTAATGTAGGTGTTTCGCTGCTGCTGGTCGTCTTACTTGACATGCGGGGCCTGGGGCGGGTGTTGGGGCAGACGTTTGCTTTCGCTGTCTTCGCCATGATCGCCGTATATAGCCTTTGGCGTAGCGGCTGGTTGGTGTTTCGCCTCGATCGCGGCTATTTACGCTGGCTGCTGCTGTTCGGTTTGCCGATCATTCCCCATTCAATTAGCGGCGTGATTATTTCTATGTCGGATCGAATGGTCATGGCTCATCTTGAAAGTGCCGCAGTTCTAGGTATCTACGCCGTTGCTGCTCAAGTAGCGATGATTATGGCCATTGCGGTGGACTCTTTGAATAAAGCATACGTACCTTGGCTGTATTCACGCCTGGCGTTGGATCAGGCATCGGTCCGATCGAGTTTAGTCGGATTTTCCTACCTGTATTTCGCGCTGGTGCTGCTGGCCGCAGTCGTCTTGTCTGTTCTAGTACCACCTTTCATTGTACTTCTTGCTGGTCCGGAGTACGCCGCGGCAAAAAATTATGTTCCTTGGCTACTATTCGCAGGGGCTTTTACGGGCATGTATTACATGGTCGGGTTGTACATCAACTACGCCGCCAAGAACAAATTCCTCTCATATGCATCCGGGGCGACGGCCATCTTCATGCCGGTCTCATGCTATGTACTGATCCAAGTAAACGGGCCTCTGGGTGCAGCACAAGGTGCATTGTTGGGGCAGGTCACTCTCTTTGTGCTTACTTGGTTTTTCTCCGCACGGGCTTACTCAATGCCATGGTTCGGTAAATGA
- a CDS encoding cytidylyltransferase domain-containing protein: protein MYQGKRILGLITARGGSKGIPRKNLVQVGDKPLIAWTIEAARNSELLDRLVLSTDDEEIAAVAHDFGCEVPFMRPPELAADVSGSAEVVLDCLKRLPGYDYLVLLQPTSPLRAVEDIDGAIRTCLDGDAPACVSVCDVEESPFWMYTLEPNGSLKPILANRYARRQELPPVYVLNGAVYIADTHWFATNRGFLGDGTVAYVMPRSRSLDIDTPADLQAFRQRLDANE from the coding sequence GTGTATCAGGGTAAGCGCATCCTCGGTCTTATAACCGCCCGTGGCGGCTCTAAAGGCATACCACGCAAAAACCTTGTTCAGGTGGGAGATAAGCCGCTGATCGCGTGGACTATCGAGGCGGCTCGGAACTCGGAGTTGCTGGATCGCCTTGTGCTGTCTACCGATGACGAAGAAATCGCTGCGGTAGCACATGACTTTGGGTGTGAAGTTCCTTTTATGCGTCCGCCGGAGCTGGCGGCGGATGTGTCTGGTAGTGCGGAGGTGGTACTGGACTGCTTGAAGCGTTTACCAGGGTACGACTACCTAGTGCTGTTACAACCGACTTCTCCATTGCGCGCCGTTGAAGACATCGATGGCGCCATTCGCACCTGCCTCGACGGCGATGCGCCAGCATGTGTCTCCGTATGTGACGTCGAGGAAAGTCCGTTCTGGATGTACACGCTGGAACCGAATGGCAGTCTTAAGCCGATTTTGGCGAACCGCTATGCGCGACGGCAGGAACTGCCTCCGGTATATGTGCTCAATGGGGCAGTTTATATTGCGGATACCCACTGGTTTGCAACTAACCGGGGCTTCCTAGGGGATGGAACGGTAGCTTACGTCATGCCCCGTAGCCGCTCGCTAGACATAGATACGCCGGCCGATCTGCAAGCATTTCGTCAGCGACTGGATGCTAACGAGTGA
- a CDS encoding nucleotidyltransferase family protein — translation MKNWKDIVVSPEISLREAIRRIDASGIQMALVADADMRLRGVLSDGDVRRSILNGIDLDGPVLRAMNSYPKTGSVHTPRAEVLAMMRRFTFHHLPLIDDDGRLGGLAMLDDFMGVVERENWVVLMVGGLGSRLRPLTDACPKPMLRIGGKPILESILESFMEQGFRRFFLSVNYMAEVIKDYFGDGAKWGARIEYLHETERLGTAGALSLLPEKPVAPLVVMNGDLITKANFAAMLEFHEEHQAAATMAVREYDLQVPYGVVKVDGVRIASIEEKPIHRFFVNGGIYVLGRDVLDVIPPSTFFDMPSLFQDLASKGCKAAAYPLREYWLDIGRLEEYERAQREWS, via the coding sequence ATGAAAAACTGGAAAGATATAGTCGTTTCGCCGGAGATTAGCCTGCGCGAAGCGATCAGGCGTATTGATGCTTCCGGCATTCAGATGGCCTTAGTGGCCGATGCCGACATGCGCCTTCGCGGCGTGTTAAGCGATGGTGATGTGCGCCGGTCCATCCTTAACGGTATCGACCTTGATGGGCCAGTTTTACGGGCTATGAATTCATATCCGAAAACCGGATCCGTCCACACGCCTCGCGCTGAAGTGCTGGCCATGATGCGCCGCTTTACGTTCCACCATCTGCCTTTGATCGATGACGATGGCCGTTTGGGTGGACTGGCTATGCTCGATGATTTTATGGGCGTGGTGGAGCGTGAAAATTGGGTGGTTTTGATGGTGGGTGGGCTGGGTTCGCGGTTGCGCCCCCTTACTGATGCCTGCCCAAAGCCGATGTTGCGTATCGGTGGCAAACCGATTCTGGAAAGTATTCTGGAAAGCTTTATGGAGCAGGGCTTTCGCCGCTTTTTCTTGTCGGTCAATTACATGGCCGAGGTGATCAAGGATTACTTTGGCGACGGGGCAAAATGGGGCGCGCGTATCGAATACCTGCATGAAACGGAGCGCCTGGGAACTGCAGGGGCCCTGTCCCTACTACCTGAGAAACCCGTGGCACCCCTAGTGGTGATGAATGGCGACCTTATTACCAAGGCCAACTTCGCGGCAATGCTTGAATTTCATGAGGAACATCAGGCAGCGGCCACAATGGCTGTGCGGGAGTATGATCTGCAGGTGCCATACGGCGTGGTTAAGGTTGATGGAGTAAGGATTGCGTCGATAGAGGAAAAACCGATTCATCGCTTCTTTGTCAACGGTGGCATTTACGTTCTTGGCCGCGATGTTCTTGATGTTATCCCGCCCAGCACCTTCTTCGACATGCCAAGCCTGTTTCAGGATCTCGCATCCAAGGGCTGCAAGGCAGCCGCATACCCGTTGCGAGAGTACTGGCTGGATATTGGCCGGCTGGAAGAGTACGAGCGTGCTCAAAGGGAGTGGAGTTAA
- a CDS encoding acetyltransferase: MGAGGHARVVLDVLRLRGYQLRGVCAPELPAGSQWHGVDVLGDDAVLDELGCDDVWLANGVGLALKRMVRRRIQEAYLARGYSWLTLEHPSSLCASDTRLAYGVQLMAGAVVQPGCRLEAGVVINTRATVDHDCQLGEHVFVGPGAVLCGTVKVDRGAFIGAGAIILPGIHLGEDAIIGAGAVVMRSVEAGCTAVGNPARTVK, translated from the coding sequence ATGGGCGCCGGTGGGCATGCGCGTGTGGTATTGGACGTTCTTCGACTACGCGGATATCAACTCCGGGGCGTTTGTGCGCCTGAGTTACCGGCAGGCAGTCAGTGGCACGGCGTAGATGTGCTTGGAGACGACGCGGTGCTTGACGAGTTGGGCTGTGATGATGTTTGGCTGGCGAATGGAGTAGGCCTTGCTCTGAAACGCATGGTTCGCCGGCGGATTCAAGAGGCATATTTAGCGCGCGGTTACTCTTGGTTGACACTGGAGCATCCGTCGAGTCTGTGTGCTTCGGATACCAGGCTGGCTTATGGCGTCCAGCTGATGGCCGGTGCCGTGGTACAGCCAGGCTGTCGGTTGGAAGCAGGTGTTGTGATCAATACGCGCGCGACAGTAGATCATGATTGTCAATTGGGCGAACATGTATTCGTCGGGCCGGGCGCAGTGCTTTGTGGCACCGTTAAGGTTGATCGTGGAGCCTTCATTGGTGCAGGTGCCATTATTTTACCGGGCATTCACCTAGGTGAGGATGCGATAATCGGGGCTGGCGCAGTCGTCATGCGCTCAGTCGAAGCAGGATGCACGGCCGTAGGAAATCCGGCCCGAACCGTTAAGTAG
- the neuB gene encoding N-acetylneuraminate synthase: protein MNYFERDSVYIIAEAGVNHNGDYDKAMALVEAAAQAGADAVKFQTFNARLLALSSAPKAAYQKRTTGEDDSQLEMLLKLELPHVWHYPLQARARELGLDFLSTAFDHESLAFLDQLNLPVYKIPSGEITNGPLLWSIARSGRPMILSTGMATLGEIDQALAVLAHGLEFETPPQGLEEVWLNWTRPEARSWVATRVALLHCTSQYPARPAEVNLRAMDVLMNTFGLPVGYSDHTEGVLASVAAVARNASIVEKHFTLDRTLPGPDHAASLVPDELKEMVDQIRLVEQMMGLAAKVPQASEWDTRKAARQSLTFVRDVSQNQVIVAGDLGAARQGCGTSPMCAWDFIGNRASRDFKAGDPA, encoded by the coding sequence ATGAATTATTTCGAACGTGATAGTGTATACATCATTGCCGAGGCAGGTGTTAACCACAATGGCGACTATGATAAGGCAATGGCATTAGTCGAAGCTGCTGCCCAGGCCGGTGCCGATGCCGTCAAGTTTCAAACCTTCAATGCGCGTTTGTTGGCTTTATCCAGTGCACCGAAGGCTGCTTATCAGAAACGCACTACGGGCGAGGACGATAGCCAACTGGAAATGCTCCTCAAACTTGAGTTGCCACATGTCTGGCATTACCCACTACAGGCGCGTGCCCGCGAATTGGGGCTGGATTTCCTGTCTACCGCCTTCGACCATGAAAGTCTGGCATTTCTCGATCAGCTTAACCTTCCTGTCTACAAGATTCCTTCCGGTGAAATCACCAATGGCCCGCTGCTGTGGAGTATTGCACGGAGTGGGCGTCCAATGATTCTTTCTACCGGAATGGCAACGTTGGGAGAAATCGACCAGGCGCTGGCGGTCCTAGCCCATGGTCTGGAGTTTGAGACACCACCGCAAGGCCTCGAAGAAGTATGGCTTAATTGGACTCGCCCTGAGGCAAGATCGTGGGTGGCGACGCGAGTGGCCTTGCTGCATTGCACCTCGCAATACCCAGCGCGGCCAGCGGAGGTCAACTTGCGTGCCATGGATGTGTTGATGAACACGTTCGGGCTGCCTGTGGGTTATTCGGATCATACTGAGGGTGTCCTTGCGTCTGTCGCAGCAGTAGCCCGCAATGCCTCCATAGTGGAAAAACACTTTACCTTGGATCGCACTTTGCCGGGGCCGGATCATGCTGCATCACTGGTACCGGACGAGCTCAAGGAAATGGTTGATCAGATTCGACTCGTTGAGCAAATGATGGGGCTTGCTGCAAAAGTGCCCCAAGCGAGTGAATGGGATACCCGTAAGGCTGCCCGCCAAAGCTTGACCTTCGTGCGAGACGTATCTCAAAACCAGGTGATTGTGGCAGGTGATCTTGGCGCCGCCCGCCAGGGCTGTGGCACCTCACCAATGTGTGCCTGGGACTTCATTGGGAATCGAGCATCCCGAGATTTCAAAGCGGGGGACCCGGCGTGA